The following are from one region of the Coffea eugenioides isolate CCC68of chromosome 2, Ceug_1.0, whole genome shotgun sequence genome:
- the LOC113760166 gene encoding probable carboxylesterase 12, with amino-acid sequence MASNSTEILHEFSPLMRVYKGGRVERLAGKDIVAASVDQETGVESKDVQISPELDISGRLYLPKKAKQGTKLPLLVYFHGGGFFVESAFSPFYHTYLNAVVAEADVVAVSVNYRLAPEHPLPTAFEDSWIALQWVASHLNGEGPEAWLRGYADFDRVFLGGDSAGGNIAHNMALKVGLEKLKGVNVEGIFLNCPYFWGKEPVGSEATRLEKKGHLSFWDKSYVEAAWHFVYPNTTGLDDPLLNPVMEPNLSRLGCRRVLVCVAEQDILKDRGWFYKEALEKSEWAGDVEVVDVAGEDHVFNLFFPKGENALSLLKKLASFIGRNGV; translated from the coding sequence ATGGCCTCAAACTCAACTGAGATACTCCACGAATTCTCTCCCTTAATGCGAGTATACAAGGGCGGCAGGGTGGAAAGATTAGCAGGGAAAGACATTGTAGCTGCATCAGTGGATCAAGAAACCGGTGTTGAATCCAAAGATGTGCAAATTTCACCAGAACTGGACATCTCTGGAAGGCTTTACCTGCCCAAGAAAGCCAAACAGGGAACAAAACTTCCTCTTCTGGTCTACTTCCATGGAGGAGGCTTTTTCGTCGAATCCGCCTTCTCCCCTTTTTATCATACGTACCTCAATGCAGTAGTTGCAGAAGCTGATGTTGTAGCAGTTTCAGTAAACTATCGCCTCGCTCCCGAGCACCCTTTACCGACTGCTTTTGAGGATTCTTGGATTGCACTCCAATGGGTCGCTTCGCATTTAAACGGGGAGGGTCCTGAGGCATGGCTCAGGGGCTATGCTGATTTTGATCGGGTGTTTCTTGGTGGGGATAGCGCTGGTGGTAACATAGCACACAACATGGCCTTAAAGGTCGGGCTGGAGAAGCTGAAAGGTGTCAATGTTGAAGGGATTTTTCTCAATTGTCCTTATTTTTGGGGCAAAGAGCCAGTTGGTAGTGAAGCCACAAGATTGGAGAAAAAGGGACATCTTTCTTTTTGGGATAAGTCCTATGTTGAGGCCGCTTGGCATTTTGTTTACCCAAATACCACAGGGCTAGATGATCCATTGCTGAATCCTGTGATGGAACCAAATCTTTCCAGGCTAGGCTGCAGAAGGGTGCTGGTCTGTGTTGCTGAGCAAGATATTTTGAAGGATAGGGGATGGTTTTACAAAGAAGCATTGGAGAAGAGTGAGTGGGCTGGAGATGTGGAGGTTGTGGATGTTGCAGGGGAAGATCATGTCTTCAATCTCTTCTTTCCCAAGGGAGAAAATGCTCTGTCTTTGCTGAAAAAGTTGGCTAGTTTCATCGGAAGGAATGGGGTGTAG